The proteins below are encoded in one region of Phycisphaerae bacterium:
- a CDS encoding metallophosphoesterase encodes MKPRHKSVETRYMEERQTFFDDLRRLDRRSFLKVSAAALGITAANGLVAPTSFQPVKLAYGATPEGGEKSFRFAYISDSHLYEKEVNDRFARSLMRAVDDVNRLDPQPDFVFYGGDLAQLGQAKELELGAQILKNLKAPLKIMVGEHDWYLDMGEKWQALFGEPTESWDHKGVHFVKLLSVIEEDFWTARGMKPMERMQTVAGLDNGVQKPFTVGPEQRAWLKKDLEKLADDAPVVVFSHSPLYKIYKNWNFWTDDADEVQAILKRFRNVTVIHGHTHQMLTNRIGNIHFHGLLATAWPWPYAPEGMPELTVQMTRPDPFNPQDGCGDGEVCVYSDGMVDKIHNFWNRNPVTVTRAYMSSRGRQSVPARPNRPAY; translated from the coding sequence ATGAAGCCAAGACACAAGAGCGTTGAAACCCGATACATGGAAGAACGTCAGACGTTCTTCGACGATCTGAGGAGGCTCGACCGGCGGAGTTTCCTCAAGGTGTCGGCGGCGGCCCTGGGTATCACCGCGGCCAACGGCCTCGTCGCCCCCACCTCGTTCCAACCGGTCAAGCTCGCTTACGGGGCAACCCCGGAAGGCGGCGAAAAGTCGTTCCGCTTCGCCTACATCTCCGATTCCCACCTTTACGAGAAGGAGGTGAACGACCGTTTCGCCCGCTCCCTGATGCGGGCGGTCGACGACGTAAATCGCCTCGACCCGCAGCCGGACTTCGTCTTCTACGGCGGCGATCTGGCCCAGCTCGGCCAGGCCAAAGAGCTCGAACTCGGCGCCCAAATCCTCAAGAACCTCAAGGCCCCGCTCAAGATCATGGTCGGTGAACACGACTGGTACCTGGACATGGGCGAGAAATGGCAGGCTCTGTTCGGCGAACCCACCGAGTCCTGGGACCACAAGGGGGTCCATTTCGTCAAACTCCTGAGCGTGATCGAGGAAGACTTCTGGACCGCACGCGGCATGAAGCCCATGGAGCGGATGCAGACCGTGGCCGGCCTGGACAACGGCGTCCAGAAACCGTTCACCGTCGGGCCCGAGCAGCGCGCCTGGCTCAAGAAGGATCTGGAGAAGCTCGCTGACGACGCACCTGTCGTCGTCTTCTCCCACTCGCCGCTCTACAAGATCTACAAGAACTGGAACTTCTGGACCGACGACGCCGATGAGGTCCAGGCCATCCTCAAGCGGTTCAGGAACGTGACCGTCATCCACGGCCACACCCACCAGATGCTCACCAACCGCATCGGCAATATCCACTTCCACGGTCTCCTCGCGACCGCCTGGCCGTGGCCCTACGCCCCCGAGGGGATGCCGGAGCTCACGGTTCAGATGACCCGCCCCGATCCGTTCAATCCCCAGGACGGCTGCGGGGATGGTGAGGTCTGCGTGTATTCCGATGGCATGGTGGACAAGATCCACAACTTCTGGAACCGCAATCCAGTCACGGTGACGAGAGCGTATATGTCGAGCCGGGGCAGGCAATCAGTGCCCGCCAGACCGAATCGCCCGGCTTATTGA
- a CDS encoding polysaccharide deacetylase family protein: MTPTRRIMSAASVLVVMAGCLPWPETTSSDDTAKPSGLIQLIEFEEIQGLRNWAHELQQRGLKSLAFIQKNMIEEYPAEIKWLADQGHEIAGGYAELAMWDVAYETQLQIMTETKTLVEQVTGKPMRVFGSKYFAYDENTLKAADALGIDYILARGTSDVEVIVYDPDEYECDIISVSNVTFADMGRGSLCDYSLWARGSTAQEFKQVIEQSIAKMPKRIMFASHTYLGGMKQAWWDVYDWLLDAGEIRWAADFDEWLKPENGVCLRLPISLIPINREVQYTTPAPTTTLDELADVDQMYNPCGAP, encoded by the coding sequence ATGACACCAACGCGAAGGATCATGAGTGCGGCGTCTGTATTAGTGGTGATGGCGGGCTGCCTGCCCTGGCCGGAGACGACCTCTTCAGACGATACGGCGAAACCCTCAGGGCTGATCCAGTTGATCGAATTCGAAGAGATTCAGGGACTGCGTAACTGGGCGCACGAACTGCAGCAACGAGGCCTGAAGTCTCTGGCATTCATCCAGAAGAACATGATCGAGGAGTACCCCGCCGAAATCAAATGGTTGGCGGACCAGGGGCACGAAATCGCCGGTGGATATGCCGAACTGGCGATGTGGGATGTGGCCTACGAGACCCAGTTGCAGATCATGACCGAGACGAAGACTCTCGTCGAACAGGTGACCGGAAAACCGATGCGGGTCTTCGGTTCAAAGTACTTCGCCTACGACGAGAATACGCTGAAGGCCGCGGACGCGTTAGGCATCGATTACATCCTGGCCCGAGGAACTAGCGATGTCGAGGTCATCGTCTACGATCCCGACGAATACGAGTGCGATATTATCTCGGTCAGCAACGTGACCTTTGCGGATATGGGCCGGGGCAGCCTTTGCGACTACTCGCTGTGGGCAAGGGGCTCCACGGCTCAGGAATTCAAGCAGGTCATCGAGCAATCCATCGCCAAGATGCCCAAGCGGATCATGTTCGCCTCCCACACCTACCTCGGCGGCATGAAACAGGCGTGGTGGGATGTGTATGACTGGCTGCTCGATGCCGGGGAAATCCGGTGGGCAGCCGATTTCGACGAGTGGCTAAAACCGGAGAACGGAGTCTGTCTACGGCTGCCGATAAGCTTGATTCCGATCAACCGTGAAGTACAGTATACGACGCCTGCACCGACGACGACGCTGGATGAGCTGGCGGATGTGGATCAGATGTACAACCCTTGTGGTGCCCCGTGA
- a CDS encoding flavodoxin family protein: MEPIPDSRFAPPERLAGMIIGTPVYFGSVTAQCRAFLDRCAMFRRNGWVFRDRISGVLAVGGVRNGGQELAIQVVQAAMQCHDMICVSDERPTAHSGATVLSGGEGGVEGDDFGLQTARHLGERVAELAIRLRRLP; encoded by the coding sequence ATGGAACCGATTCCCGATTCAAGGTTCGCGCCGCCGGAGCGGCTTGCTGGGATGATCATCGGCACACCAGTATACTTCGGCAGCGTAACCGCTCAGTGCAGGGCTTTCCTTGACCGCTGCGCGATGTTCCGCAGGAACGGATGGGTCTTTCGCGACCGCATCAGCGGCGTTCTGGCGGTTGGTGGCGTTCGCAACGGCGGGCAGGAACTGGCTATTCAGGTTGTGCAGGCGGCCATGCAATGCCATGATATGATTTGCGTCAGCGATGAACGGCCGACGGCTCACTCTGGCGCAACGGTGCTTAGTGGCGGCGAGGGTGGAGTAGAAGGTGACGATTTCGGTCTGCAGACCGCTCGCCACCTTGGAGAACGCGTGGCCGAGCTGGCCATCCGGTTGAGGAGGTTGCCATGA
- a CDS encoding rubrerythrin family protein, which translates to MDSTEKNLKEALAGESQANRKYLAFAKKAEQDGYANVALLFRTAAEAETIHAHAHLAALGGVKSTAENLKAAIEGETYEYTKMYPPMLQLAEKDNHKAKRMFAFAVKAEAVHAELYKRALKAVEQGKDLTETSFYLCPICGHIEIGKPPASCPICGAKADKFIQV; encoded by the coding sequence ATGGACAGTACCGAAAAGAATCTCAAGGAGGCTTTAGCAGGCGAAAGCCAGGCCAACCGCAAGTACCTAGCCTTTGCCAAGAAGGCCGAGCAGGACGGATACGCGAACGTCGCCCTCCTGTTTCGGACGGCCGCGGAGGCAGAAACCATCCACGCCCACGCCCATCTGGCCGCACTCGGCGGGGTCAAGTCGACTGCCGAGAATCTGAAGGCGGCCATCGAGGGCGAGACCTATGAGTACACCAAGATGTACCCGCCGATGCTGCAGCTCGCGGAGAAGGACAACCACAAGGCCAAACGCATGTTCGCCTTTGCCGTCAAGGCCGAGGCGGTGCACGCGGAACTCTACAAGCGGGCCCTCAAGGCTGTCGAGCAGGGCAAGGACCTGACCGAGACTTCGTTCTACCTCTGCCCGATCTGCGGGCACATCGAGATAGGCAAGCCGCCGGCATCCTGCCCGATCTGCGGAGCCAAGGCCGACAAGTTCATCCAGGTGTGA
- a CDS encoding FAD-dependent oxidoreductase, with protein sequence MTAQNVQAWECIVCGYIHEGPAPPDECPLCGAPRSEFKLRRSSTPRLPAVGGPEAVRVAVLGAGIAGLTAVESIRSASPTAQVTLISEEQHLPYQRLNLTRYLADEIAEDQLPIHPASWYEQHHLQLLLGTEAARIDLSRRSIVLADGQSIAFDKLILATGATAAVPPIPGAAAENVRCLRTLDDAKVVLGWARPGARCVCIGGGILGLEAAGALARRGVEVALIEGQAWLLPRQLNERASRVLQKQVTGLGIRLYHRAGVSRIAGEGRAREVLLQDGSSLPADFVILATGVKPTTALAEQCGLTVNRGIVVNDQLVTSDPNILAAGDVAEHRGTVYGLWTVSQNQGHIAGLSALGGQVAFDGVPRSNFLKVLGVGLFSIGAIEPEGPEGRALEQETDSGYQRFVFRGGRLVGAILLGDTRAATAVKSAVERADDLGGLLQRRLPAAVVLAHLVDQEAGARRS encoded by the coding sequence GTGACTGCACAGAACGTCCAGGCGTGGGAGTGCATCGTCTGCGGTTACATCCACGAGGGACCCGCGCCGCCCGACGAGTGTCCACTCTGCGGCGCCCCCCGCAGTGAGTTCAAACTGCGCCGGTCAAGCACCCCGCGTCTACCCGCCGTCGGCGGGCCCGAGGCCGTTCGTGTTGCCGTTCTGGGGGCAGGAATCGCCGGACTGACCGCGGTCGAGTCGATTCGGTCCGCCTCCCCGACCGCCCAGGTCACCCTAATCTCCGAGGAGCAACACCTCCCTTACCAGCGATTGAACCTCACCCGATACCTGGCCGACGAGATCGCTGAGGATCAGCTTCCAATCCACCCCGCCTCGTGGTACGAACAGCACCACTTGCAGCTTCTGCTCGGCACCGAGGCCGCCAGGATCGACCTGAGCCGGCGGTCCATCGTCCTGGCAGATGGCCAAAGCATCGCTTTCGACAAGCTCATCCTGGCGACCGGGGCAACGGCCGCCGTTCCGCCCATTCCGGGCGCCGCGGCGGAGAACGTCCGGTGCCTTCGGACTCTGGACGACGCCAAGGTGGTGCTCGGCTGGGCCAGGCCGGGAGCCCGCTGCGTCTGTATCGGCGGCGGTATTCTGGGCTTGGAGGCGGCCGGGGCTCTCGCTCGTCGCGGTGTCGAGGTCGCCCTGATCGAAGGTCAAGCATGGCTCCTGCCCCGACAGCTGAACGAGAGGGCGTCCCGCGTGCTACAGAAGCAGGTCACCGGCCTGGGGATCCGGCTCTACCACCGCGCCGGCGTGTCCCGTATCGCCGGCGAAGGCCGGGCTCGCGAGGTGCTCCTGCAGGACGGCTCAAGCCTGCCCGCGGATTTCGTCATCCTCGCCACCGGCGTGAAGCCCACCACCGCACTGGCCGAGCAGTGCGGGCTGACCGTGAATCGAGGCATCGTGGTCAACGATCAGCTGGTGACCTCCGATCCGAACATCCTGGCCGCCGGCGACGTCGCTGAACACCGGGGGACGGTCTACGGCCTGTGGACGGTGTCACAGAATCAGGGCCACATCGCCGGGCTGAGCGCACTCGGCGGGCAGGTGGCATTCGACGGGGTGCCAAGGTCCAACTTCCTCAAGGTGCTCGGGGTGGGCCTCTTCAGCATCGGGGCCATCGAACCCGAGGGCCCCGAAGGGAGGGCACTCGAGCAGGAAACGGACAGTGGATATCAGCGGTTCGTGTTCCGCGGCGGTCGCCTCGTCGGGGCCATCCTCCTCGGTGACACCCGCGCCGCGACGGCGGTCAAGTCAGCGGTCGAACGAGCGGATGATCTCGGTGGTCTCCTGCAACGGCGCCTCCCCGCCGCGGTAGTCCTTGCGCACCTCGTGGATCAGGAAGCCGGGGCTCGGCGGAGCTGA